A part of Desulfobacter sp. genomic DNA contains:
- a CDS encoding N-acetylmuramoyl-L-alanine amidase codes for MTKERFLALSTLVIFTLLCTVSGHAANIKTRQKTIILDPGHGGSDTGLTTPAGVKEKDITLELARLTAAELSDFFTVKLTRDRTASVQSSPGQRAAFANQNHADLFISIHLHHAGPDTAFIYYYDHPGTPAPDQWEARAITARPRSQKLAKTLAAHLQAGSPPLQTTLFNAPLVSLEGVAAPAILIEPVSITQIPVTGETRKKFLQPYARTIADSLRNFLKKQN; via the coding sequence TTGACCAAAGAAAGATTTTTAGCACTATCCACACTGGTGATTTTTACACTGCTCTGCACCGTTTCGGGCCATGCAGCAAACATCAAAACCCGCCAGAAAACCATCATTCTGGACCCCGGACACGGCGGCAGCGACACTGGGCTCACCACCCCTGCGGGAGTAAAGGAAAAAGACATCACCCTTGAACTGGCCAGACTGACAGCCGCAGAGTTATCCGATTTTTTCACCGTCAAACTCACCCGAGACCGGACAGCCTCCGTCCAGTCATCCCCGGGACAGCGGGCAGCATTTGCCAATCAAAATCATGCTGACCTTTTTATCAGTATCCATCTGCACCATGCCGGCCCGGACACGGCCTTTATCTATTACTATGACCACCCCGGCACACCGGCCCCGGATCAATGGGAGGCCCGGGCCATCACTGCCCGGCCGCGGTCACAAAAATTGGCCAAAACACTGGCCGCCCATCTGCAGGCCGGATCGCCCCCCCTCCAGACAACCCTGTTTAACGCCCCGCTGGTATCCCTGGAAGGGGTTGCCGCCCCTGCCATTCTCATTGAACCCGTTTCCATAACCCAGATTCCCGTCACCGGGGAAACGAGAAAAAAATTCCTGCAGCCATACGCCAGGACAATTGCCGATTCCCTGCGCAACTTCCTAAAAAAACAAAATTAA
- the tig gene encoding trigger factor, which yields MQVKIEDQSSVKKVLSFEISKDKVAKELNKAYNELKKNADIKGFRKGKIPRKVLENRFAADVHADVAPRLIQDAFVEAVRENELNVVGGPQLDPPELNPDADYVFDITVEVKPELENIEFEGLELEKTKYEVSDAEIDSQIYMIQKTMAKKEPVAEERPVKDSDFVLIDYEGFLNGEVYEHTPKVENYVMGINQGALPKEFSEKLIGAIPVQDLDIEVAYADDFNDENLKGRTIVYKVSLKEIQEEVLPEANDDLVKGLGKFETLQEVKDSIRDNLSKGIEQRVKHEMSEQIFQALLSKIEFEVPEALIEGELNGIIAETEQAYTNNNTSLEEAGLDKEEMKVKYRDVAEKQARRHLILDQIISQEKLELTEEEMDASFEEMAQAMGATKDAVKNYFNMDPRQLEYYKHTQLEKKAVDLIIEKGSVTEVEPKTAEADAGDDASEETEE from the coding sequence ATGCAGGTAAAAATCGAAGATCAGAGCAGTGTCAAAAAGGTGCTTTCTTTTGAAATCTCCAAAGACAAAGTGGCCAAAGAGCTGAATAAAGCTTACAATGAATTGAAAAAGAACGCTGATATCAAAGGCTTCAGAAAGGGGAAAATTCCGAGAAAAGTCCTTGAAAACAGATTTGCGGCCGATGTGCATGCCGATGTCGCTCCCCGTCTGATCCAGGATGCATTTGTCGAGGCCGTCAGAGAGAATGAGCTTAATGTCGTGGGCGGCCCCCAGCTGGATCCCCCCGAGCTGAATCCCGATGCTGACTATGTTTTTGATATTACCGTTGAGGTGAAGCCTGAACTGGAAAATATTGAGTTTGAAGGCCTTGAGCTTGAAAAAACCAAATACGAAGTCTCCGATGCCGAGATCGACAGCCAGATTTATATGATCCAGAAGACCATGGCCAAAAAAGAGCCTGTGGCTGAAGAACGTCCGGTGAAAGACTCTGATTTCGTTCTCATTGATTACGAAGGATTCCTCAACGGCGAAGTTTATGAACATACTCCCAAAGTGGAAAACTATGTCATGGGCATCAACCAGGGTGCATTGCCCAAGGAATTCTCAGAAAAACTCATCGGTGCCATTCCGGTCCAGGACCTGGATATAGAGGTGGCCTATGCCGATGATTTCAATGATGAAAATCTCAAGGGCAGAACCATTGTCTATAAGGTAAGCCTCAAGGAGATCCAGGAAGAGGTGCTGCCCGAAGCCAATGACGATCTGGTCAAAGGGCTGGGCAAGTTTGAAACCCTTCAAGAGGTCAAAGATTCCATCCGCGACAACCTGTCCAAGGGGATTGAGCAGCGGGTGAAACATGAAATGAGCGAGCAGATTTTCCAGGCCCTGCTGTCAAAGATCGAGTTTGAGGTGCCCGAGGCGCTGATCGAAGGGGAACTCAACGGCATCATTGCTGAAACCGAGCAGGCGTATACCAACAATAATACCAGCCTGGAAGAGGCCGGCCTTGACAAAGAGGAAATGAAGGTCAAATACCGCGATGTGGCAGAAAAACAGGCCCGCCGCCACCTGATTCTCGATCAAATCATTTCCCAGGAAAAACTGGAGCTGACCGAAGAGGAGATGGACGCCAGCTTTGAGGAAATGGCCCAGGCCATGGGTGCCACCAAGGACGCTGTGAAAAACTATTTCAACATGGATCCCCGGCAGCTTGAATATTATAAGCACACCCAGCTTGAAAAAAAGGCCGTTGACCTTATAATAGAAAAAGGCAGTGTCACCGAAGTCGAGCCCAAAACTGCCGAAGCGGATGCCGGAGACGACGCATCCGAAGAAACTGAAGAATAA
- the clpP gene encoding ATP-dependent Clp endopeptidase proteolytic subunit ClpP has translation MVVEQSNRGERAYDIYSRLLKDRIIFLGSAIDDEIANLIVAQLLFLESEDPEKDISFYINSPGGVVTAGMAIYDTIQYIKPDVATVCIGQAASMGALLLAAGTTGKRFALPNSRIMIHQPLGGAQGQATDIKIQANEILRMKDNLNQILSTHTGQTLEKVAEDTDRDYFMSGTEAKEYGLVDRVVADRKELEQVSDEEASKES, from the coding sequence ATGGTTGTTGAACAGAGCAACAGGGGAGAACGTGCCTATGACATTTATTCACGGCTATTGAAGGACAGGATTATTTTCCTGGGCTCGGCCATTGATGATGAAATCGCAAACCTCATTGTGGCCCAGCTGCTCTTTCTTGAATCTGAAGATCCTGAAAAGGATATCAGCTTCTACATCAATTCCCCCGGTGGCGTGGTAACGGCCGGCATGGCCATTTACGACACCATCCAGTACATTAAGCCGGATGTGGCAACGGTGTGCATCGGACAGGCCGCCAGCATGGGCGCCCTGCTTCTGGCTGCCGGCACCACCGGAAAACGGTTTGCCCTGCCCAATTCCAGGATTATGATCCACCAGCCGCTGGGCGGTGCCCAGGGCCAGGCCACGGACATTAAAATCCAGGCCAATGAGATCCTGAGAATGAAAGACAATCTGAATCAGATTCTGTCCACCCATACCGGACAGACCCTTGAAAAGGTGGCCGAGGATACGGACCGCGATTATTTCATGTCCGGTACCGAAGCCAAAGAGTACGGTCTCGTAGACCGTGTGGTGGCGGACAGAAAAGAGTTGGAACAAGTGTCAGACGAGGAGGCTTCAAAGGAGTCGTAA